One genomic segment of Sebastes fasciatus isolate fSebFas1 chromosome 17, fSebFas1.pri, whole genome shotgun sequence includes these proteins:
- the rxrba gene encoding retinoic acid receptor RXR-beta-A isoform X2 — protein sequence MGDSRDSRSPDSSSVSSPPSGQRSPPLVPSAAASMTSLPPITTSGVNSPISSIGSPFSVISSSLGSPCLPGTPSVGYGPISSPQINSTVSMSGLHAVSSSDDVKPPLGLKQMSPHSPGPMLSQKRLCAICGDRSSGKHYGVYSCEGCKGFFKRTVRKDLTYTCRDSKDCLVDKRQRNRCQYCRYQKCLAMGMKREAVQDERQRNKEREGEVESTSAVNEEMPVEKILEAEVAVEQKTELHADGSSDGSSPNDPVTNICQAADKQLFTLVEWAKRIPHFSELALDDQVILLRAGWNELLIASFSHRSISVKDGILLATGLHVHRNSAHSAGVGAIFDRAHNAEVGAIFDRVLTELVSKMRDMQMDKTELGCLRAIILFNPDAKGLSNPSEVELLRERVYASLESYCKQKYPDQQGRFAKLLLRLPALRSIGLKCLEHLFFFKLIGDTPIDTFLMEMLEAPHQLT from the exons ATGGGCGACAGCAGAG ATTCCCGCAGCCCAGACAGTTCGTCTGTGTCCTCCCCTCCATCGGGCCAGCGCTCGCCTCCGCTGGTTCCCTCAGCTGCAGCTTCCATGACCTCCCTGCCTCCCATCACCACCAGCGGGGTCAACAGCCCCATCAGTAGCATCGGCTCCCCCTTCTCCGTCATCAGCTCTTCACTGGGCTCGCCCTGCCTGCCTGGCACGCCGTCGGTGGGCTACGGCCCCATCAGCAGCCCGCAG ATCAACTCAACGGTGTCCATGTCGGGGCTCCATGCAGTGAGCAGCTCCGATGATGTGAAACCTCCGTTGGGCTTGAAGCAGATGTCGCCCCACAGCCCAGGGCCGATGCTTTCCCAGAAACGCCTTTGTGCCATCTGCGGAGACAGATCCTCGG GTAAGCACTACGGCGTCTACAGCTGTGAGGGCTGTAAAGGCTTCTTCAAGCGCACTGTGCGCAAAGACTTGACCTACACCTGTCGGGACAGTAAAGACTGTTTGGTGGATAAGAGACAGAGGAACCGCTGCCAGTACTGCCGCTACCAGAAGTGCCTGGCCATGGGCATGAAGAGAGAAG CTGTCCAAGACGAACGGCAGAGGAACAAGGAACGAGAGGGCGAGGTGGAGTCGACCAGTGCGGTGAACGAGGAGATGCCAGTGGAGAAGATTTTAGAAGCGGAGGTGGccgtggagcagaagacagagctTCATGCAGATGGGAGTTCAGATGGCAGCTCT CCCAACGATCCAGTCACCAACATCTGTCAGGCAGCAGACAAGCAGCTCTTCACCCTGGTGGAGTGGGCTAAGAGGATCCCTCACTTCTCTGAGCTGGCCCTGGACGACCAGGTCATCCTACTACGTGCAG GCTGGAATGAACTCCTGATCGCATCGTTCTCCCATCGCTCCATCTCCGTGAAGGACGGGATTCTATTGGCCACCGGCCTGCATGTCCACAGGAACAGCGCTCACAGTGCCGGTGTCGGAGCCATCTTTGACAG GGCGCACAATGCCGAGGTTGGGGCCATATTTGACAG GGTTTTGACAGAGCTTGTAAGCAAGATGAGAGACATGCAAATGGACAAGACGGAGCTCGGCTGCCTTCGAGCCATTATCCTCTTCAAcccag ATGCTAAGGGTTTGTCCAACCCCAGTGAGGTGGAGCTCCTGAGGGAGCGGGTGTACGCATCTCTGGAGTCTTACTGCAAACAGAAATACCCCGATCAGCAGGGCAG GTTTGCGAAGCTCCTCCTCCGGCTCCCAGCGCTGCGCTCCATCGGTCTGAAGTGCCTGGAGCACCTGTTCTTCTTTAAACTGATCGGCGACACGCCCATCGACACCTTCCTGATGGAGATGCTAGAGGCGCCTCACCAGCTCACCTAG
- the rxrba gene encoding retinoic acid receptor RXR-beta-A isoform X3, giving the protein MGDSRDSRSPDSSSVSSPPSGQRSPPLVPSAAASMTSLPPITTSGVNSPISSIGSPFSVISSSLGSPCLPGTPSVGYGPISSPQINSTVSMSGLHAVSSSDDVKPPLGLKQMSPHSPGPMLSQKRLCAICGDRSSGKHYGVYSCEGCKGFFKRTVRKDLTYTCRDSKDCLVDKRQRNRCQYCRYQKCLAMGMKREVAKMNDRSVQDERQRNKEREGEVESTSAVNEEMPVEKILEAEVAVEQKTELHADGSSDGSSPNDPVTNICQAADKQLFTLVEWAKRIPHFSELALDDQVILLRAGWNELLIASFSHRSISVKDGILLATGLHVHRNSAHSAGVGAIFDRVLTELVSKMRDMQMDKTELGCLRAIILFNPDAKGLSNPSEVELLRERVYASLESYCKQKYPDQQGRFAKLLLRLPALRSIGLKCLEHLFFFKLIGDTPIDTFLMEMLEAPHQLT; this is encoded by the exons ATGGGCGACAGCAGAG ATTCCCGCAGCCCAGACAGTTCGTCTGTGTCCTCCCCTCCATCGGGCCAGCGCTCGCCTCCGCTGGTTCCCTCAGCTGCAGCTTCCATGACCTCCCTGCCTCCCATCACCACCAGCGGGGTCAACAGCCCCATCAGTAGCATCGGCTCCCCCTTCTCCGTCATCAGCTCTTCACTGGGCTCGCCCTGCCTGCCTGGCACGCCGTCGGTGGGCTACGGCCCCATCAGCAGCCCGCAG ATCAACTCAACGGTGTCCATGTCGGGGCTCCATGCAGTGAGCAGCTCCGATGATGTGAAACCTCCGTTGGGCTTGAAGCAGATGTCGCCCCACAGCCCAGGGCCGATGCTTTCCCAGAAACGCCTTTGTGCCATCTGCGGAGACAGATCCTCGG GTAAGCACTACGGCGTCTACAGCTGTGAGGGCTGTAAAGGCTTCTTCAAGCGCACTGTGCGCAAAGACTTGACCTACACCTGTCGGGACAGTAAAGACTGTTTGGTGGATAAGAGACAGAGGAACCGCTGCCAGTACTGCCGCTACCAGAAGTGCCTGGCCATGGGCATGAAGAGAGAAG TGGCCAAGATGAACGACAGAT CTGTCCAAGACGAACGGCAGAGGAACAAGGAACGAGAGGGCGAGGTGGAGTCGACCAGTGCGGTGAACGAGGAGATGCCAGTGGAGAAGATTTTAGAAGCGGAGGTGGccgtggagcagaagacagagctTCATGCAGATGGGAGTTCAGATGGCAGCTCT CCCAACGATCCAGTCACCAACATCTGTCAGGCAGCAGACAAGCAGCTCTTCACCCTGGTGGAGTGGGCTAAGAGGATCCCTCACTTCTCTGAGCTGGCCCTGGACGACCAGGTCATCCTACTACGTGCAG GCTGGAATGAACTCCTGATCGCATCGTTCTCCCATCGCTCCATCTCCGTGAAGGACGGGATTCTATTGGCCACCGGCCTGCATGTCCACAGGAACAGCGCTCACAGTGCCGGTGTCGGAGCCATCTTTGACAG GGTTTTGACAGAGCTTGTAAGCAAGATGAGAGACATGCAAATGGACAAGACGGAGCTCGGCTGCCTTCGAGCCATTATCCTCTTCAAcccag ATGCTAAGGGTTTGTCCAACCCCAGTGAGGTGGAGCTCCTGAGGGAGCGGGTGTACGCATCTCTGGAGTCTTACTGCAAACAGAAATACCCCGATCAGCAGGGCAG GTTTGCGAAGCTCCTCCTCCGGCTCCCAGCGCTGCGCTCCATCGGTCTGAAGTGCCTGGAGCACCTGTTCTTCTTTAAACTGATCGGCGACACGCCCATCGACACCTTCCTGATGGAGATGCTAGAGGCGCCTCACCAGCTCACCTAG
- the rxrba gene encoding retinoic acid receptor RXR-beta-A isoform X1 gives MGDSRDSRSPDSSSVSSPPSGQRSPPLVPSAAASMTSLPPITTSGVNSPISSIGSPFSVISSSLGSPCLPGTPSVGYGPISSPQINSTVSMSGLHAVSSSDDVKPPLGLKQMSPHSPGPMLSQKRLCAICGDRSSGKHYGVYSCEGCKGFFKRTVRKDLTYTCRDSKDCLVDKRQRNRCQYCRYQKCLAMGMKREVAKMNDRSVQDERQRNKEREGEVESTSAVNEEMPVEKILEAEVAVEQKTELHADGSSDGSSPNDPVTNICQAADKQLFTLVEWAKRIPHFSELALDDQVILLRAGWNELLIASFSHRSISVKDGILLATGLHVHRNSAHSAGVGAIFDRAHNAEVGAIFDRVLTELVSKMRDMQMDKTELGCLRAIILFNPDAKGLSNPSEVELLRERVYASLESYCKQKYPDQQGRFAKLLLRLPALRSIGLKCLEHLFFFKLIGDTPIDTFLMEMLEAPHQLT, from the exons ATGGGCGACAGCAGAG ATTCCCGCAGCCCAGACAGTTCGTCTGTGTCCTCCCCTCCATCGGGCCAGCGCTCGCCTCCGCTGGTTCCCTCAGCTGCAGCTTCCATGACCTCCCTGCCTCCCATCACCACCAGCGGGGTCAACAGCCCCATCAGTAGCATCGGCTCCCCCTTCTCCGTCATCAGCTCTTCACTGGGCTCGCCCTGCCTGCCTGGCACGCCGTCGGTGGGCTACGGCCCCATCAGCAGCCCGCAG ATCAACTCAACGGTGTCCATGTCGGGGCTCCATGCAGTGAGCAGCTCCGATGATGTGAAACCTCCGTTGGGCTTGAAGCAGATGTCGCCCCACAGCCCAGGGCCGATGCTTTCCCAGAAACGCCTTTGTGCCATCTGCGGAGACAGATCCTCGG GTAAGCACTACGGCGTCTACAGCTGTGAGGGCTGTAAAGGCTTCTTCAAGCGCACTGTGCGCAAAGACTTGACCTACACCTGTCGGGACAGTAAAGACTGTTTGGTGGATAAGAGACAGAGGAACCGCTGCCAGTACTGCCGCTACCAGAAGTGCCTGGCCATGGGCATGAAGAGAGAAG TGGCCAAGATGAACGACAGAT CTGTCCAAGACGAACGGCAGAGGAACAAGGAACGAGAGGGCGAGGTGGAGTCGACCAGTGCGGTGAACGAGGAGATGCCAGTGGAGAAGATTTTAGAAGCGGAGGTGGccgtggagcagaagacagagctTCATGCAGATGGGAGTTCAGATGGCAGCTCT CCCAACGATCCAGTCACCAACATCTGTCAGGCAGCAGACAAGCAGCTCTTCACCCTGGTGGAGTGGGCTAAGAGGATCCCTCACTTCTCTGAGCTGGCCCTGGACGACCAGGTCATCCTACTACGTGCAG GCTGGAATGAACTCCTGATCGCATCGTTCTCCCATCGCTCCATCTCCGTGAAGGACGGGATTCTATTGGCCACCGGCCTGCATGTCCACAGGAACAGCGCTCACAGTGCCGGTGTCGGAGCCATCTTTGACAG GGCGCACAATGCCGAGGTTGGGGCCATATTTGACAG GGTTTTGACAGAGCTTGTAAGCAAGATGAGAGACATGCAAATGGACAAGACGGAGCTCGGCTGCCTTCGAGCCATTATCCTCTTCAAcccag ATGCTAAGGGTTTGTCCAACCCCAGTGAGGTGGAGCTCCTGAGGGAGCGGGTGTACGCATCTCTGGAGTCTTACTGCAAACAGAAATACCCCGATCAGCAGGGCAG GTTTGCGAAGCTCCTCCTCCGGCTCCCAGCGCTGCGCTCCATCGGTCTGAAGTGCCTGGAGCACCTGTTCTTCTTTAAACTGATCGGCGACACGCCCATCGACACCTTCCTGATGGAGATGCTAGAGGCGCCTCACCAGCTCACCTAG
- the rxrba gene encoding retinoic acid receptor RXR-beta-A isoform X4 translates to MGDSRDSRSPDSSSVSSPPSGQRSPPLVPSAAASMTSLPPITTSGVNSPISSIGSPFSVISSSLGSPCLPGTPSVGYGPISSPQINSTVSMSGLHAVSSSDDVKPPLGLKQMSPHSPGPMLSQKRLCAICGDRSSGKHYGVYSCEGCKGFFKRTVRKDLTYTCRDSKDCLVDKRQRNRCQYCRYQKCLAMGMKREAVQDERQRNKEREGEVESTSAVNEEMPVEKILEAEVAVEQKTELHADGSSDGSSPNDPVTNICQAADKQLFTLVEWAKRIPHFSELALDDQVILLRAGWNELLIASFSHRSISVKDGILLATGLHVHRNSAHSAGVGAIFDRVLTELVSKMRDMQMDKTELGCLRAIILFNPDAKGLSNPSEVELLRERVYASLESYCKQKYPDQQGRFAKLLLRLPALRSIGLKCLEHLFFFKLIGDTPIDTFLMEMLEAPHQLT, encoded by the exons ATGGGCGACAGCAGAG ATTCCCGCAGCCCAGACAGTTCGTCTGTGTCCTCCCCTCCATCGGGCCAGCGCTCGCCTCCGCTGGTTCCCTCAGCTGCAGCTTCCATGACCTCCCTGCCTCCCATCACCACCAGCGGGGTCAACAGCCCCATCAGTAGCATCGGCTCCCCCTTCTCCGTCATCAGCTCTTCACTGGGCTCGCCCTGCCTGCCTGGCACGCCGTCGGTGGGCTACGGCCCCATCAGCAGCCCGCAG ATCAACTCAACGGTGTCCATGTCGGGGCTCCATGCAGTGAGCAGCTCCGATGATGTGAAACCTCCGTTGGGCTTGAAGCAGATGTCGCCCCACAGCCCAGGGCCGATGCTTTCCCAGAAACGCCTTTGTGCCATCTGCGGAGACAGATCCTCGG GTAAGCACTACGGCGTCTACAGCTGTGAGGGCTGTAAAGGCTTCTTCAAGCGCACTGTGCGCAAAGACTTGACCTACACCTGTCGGGACAGTAAAGACTGTTTGGTGGATAAGAGACAGAGGAACCGCTGCCAGTACTGCCGCTACCAGAAGTGCCTGGCCATGGGCATGAAGAGAGAAG CTGTCCAAGACGAACGGCAGAGGAACAAGGAACGAGAGGGCGAGGTGGAGTCGACCAGTGCGGTGAACGAGGAGATGCCAGTGGAGAAGATTTTAGAAGCGGAGGTGGccgtggagcagaagacagagctTCATGCAGATGGGAGTTCAGATGGCAGCTCT CCCAACGATCCAGTCACCAACATCTGTCAGGCAGCAGACAAGCAGCTCTTCACCCTGGTGGAGTGGGCTAAGAGGATCCCTCACTTCTCTGAGCTGGCCCTGGACGACCAGGTCATCCTACTACGTGCAG GCTGGAATGAACTCCTGATCGCATCGTTCTCCCATCGCTCCATCTCCGTGAAGGACGGGATTCTATTGGCCACCGGCCTGCATGTCCACAGGAACAGCGCTCACAGTGCCGGTGTCGGAGCCATCTTTGACAG GGTTTTGACAGAGCTTGTAAGCAAGATGAGAGACATGCAAATGGACAAGACGGAGCTCGGCTGCCTTCGAGCCATTATCCTCTTCAAcccag ATGCTAAGGGTTTGTCCAACCCCAGTGAGGTGGAGCTCCTGAGGGAGCGGGTGTACGCATCTCTGGAGTCTTACTGCAAACAGAAATACCCCGATCAGCAGGGCAG GTTTGCGAAGCTCCTCCTCCGGCTCCCAGCGCTGCGCTCCATCGGTCTGAAGTGCCTGGAGCACCTGTTCTTCTTTAAACTGATCGGCGACACGCCCATCGACACCTTCCTGATGGAGATGCTAGAGGCGCCTCACCAGCTCACCTAG
- the rxrba gene encoding retinoic acid receptor RXR-beta-A isoform X5 — protein sequence MGDSRDSRSPDSSSVSSPPSGQRSPPLVPSAAASMTSLPPITTSGVNSPISSIGSPFSVISSSLGSPCLPGTPSVGYGPISSPQINSTVSMSGLHAVSSSDDVKPPLGLKQMSPHSPGPMLSQKRLCAICGDRSSGKHYGVYSCEGCKGFFKRTVRKDLTYTCRDSKDCLVDKRQRNRCQYCRYQKCLAMGMKREVAKMNDRSVQDERQRNKEREGEVESTSAVNEEMPVEKILEAEVAVEQKTELHADGSSDGSSPNDPVTNICQAADKQLFTLVEWAKRIPHFSELALDDQVILLRAGWNELLIASFSHRSISVKDGILLATGLHVHRNSAHSAGVGAIFDSTDGTVRCLQGPKGTPAKRHMRLLLSSAHTHDSAVQQRDPEMHRSSMFEKRIHSWGEKLN from the exons ATGGGCGACAGCAGAG ATTCCCGCAGCCCAGACAGTTCGTCTGTGTCCTCCCCTCCATCGGGCCAGCGCTCGCCTCCGCTGGTTCCCTCAGCTGCAGCTTCCATGACCTCCCTGCCTCCCATCACCACCAGCGGGGTCAACAGCCCCATCAGTAGCATCGGCTCCCCCTTCTCCGTCATCAGCTCTTCACTGGGCTCGCCCTGCCTGCCTGGCACGCCGTCGGTGGGCTACGGCCCCATCAGCAGCCCGCAG ATCAACTCAACGGTGTCCATGTCGGGGCTCCATGCAGTGAGCAGCTCCGATGATGTGAAACCTCCGTTGGGCTTGAAGCAGATGTCGCCCCACAGCCCAGGGCCGATGCTTTCCCAGAAACGCCTTTGTGCCATCTGCGGAGACAGATCCTCGG GTAAGCACTACGGCGTCTACAGCTGTGAGGGCTGTAAAGGCTTCTTCAAGCGCACTGTGCGCAAAGACTTGACCTACACCTGTCGGGACAGTAAAGACTGTTTGGTGGATAAGAGACAGAGGAACCGCTGCCAGTACTGCCGCTACCAGAAGTGCCTGGCCATGGGCATGAAGAGAGAAG TGGCCAAGATGAACGACAGAT CTGTCCAAGACGAACGGCAGAGGAACAAGGAACGAGAGGGCGAGGTGGAGTCGACCAGTGCGGTGAACGAGGAGATGCCAGTGGAGAAGATTTTAGAAGCGGAGGTGGccgtggagcagaagacagagctTCATGCAGATGGGAGTTCAGATGGCAGCTCT CCCAACGATCCAGTCACCAACATCTGTCAGGCAGCAGACAAGCAGCTCTTCACCCTGGTGGAGTGGGCTAAGAGGATCCCTCACTTCTCTGAGCTGGCCCTGGACGACCAGGTCATCCTACTACGTGCAG GCTGGAATGAACTCCTGATCGCATCGTTCTCCCATCGCTCCATCTCCGTGAAGGACGGGATTCTATTGGCCACCGGCCTGCATGTCCACAGGAACAGCGCTCACAGTGCCGGTGTCGGAGCCATCTTTGACAG taccgacggtaccgtacgatgcctgcagGGTCCGAAAGGAACACCCGCCAAGCGCCACATGCGgcttcttctgtcctctgctcacACACACGACAGCGCCGTGCAGCAGCGAGATCCAGAGATGCACAGATCCTCTATGttcgagaagaggattcactcgtggggggaaaaactgaactga